In the Streptomyces sp. NBC_00193 genome, GTGGAGGCGGCCGGGGACCGGCAGGTGGACACCACCGACGGGGTGCGGGTCGTGGAGGCCGACGGGCGCTGGGCGCTGGTGCTGCCGGATCCGGCGGAGGCGGTCACCCACCTGTGGGCCGAAGGCCCCGACGACGCGTCCGCACAGGCCCTGCTGGACGGCTGGGCAGCGGTGGTGGACGGCGCCGGGCACTGAACGGCCCGTACGGCAGGACGTAGGCCGGAACGGAACGGCGCAGGGCCGAAGGTCCGGTGGACCGGGCGGGGCGTGGACCCCGGCCGGTCCACCGGACGTCCGCATTCGGTGGGAGCGGCGCCGACATGCGACGATGTGCGGCATGTCGCAGCCGCCCCACAACCGCAGTTCGGCACCTCCCGCGCGGCTGGACGCCTCCATGTCGCTGCTGACGCACGTGATGGACCACTCCCTCGACGAGGGCTACGCGGAGGCTTCGGCCCGCCGCGAGGCCGAGGGCACGTCCGGCCTGCCGCGGACCCTCAAGGCCAAACTGGGTCTCGCCGCCGGGCTCGTGCTCGCCGCCAGTGTCGTCACCCTGGGCGCCGCGCAGGCGCGGGCGACCGCGCCGGTGCTGGCCAAGGAGCGTCACGAGCTCATCGACCGGGTCGAGCGGGCCGACGCGCACGCCGACGGTCTGGAGCGGGACATCGAGCGGCTGCGGGACACCGTCGCCACCCGGCAGCGCGAGGCGCTCAAGCAGTACGGCGGCGAGCAGGGTCAGCTGGTGGCGCTGCTGTCCGGGGCCACCGAGGTGCACGGGCCCGGTATCAAGCTGACGGTGGACGACGCGAAGGGCTCGTCGACCGGAGACGGCTCGGCGCCGCGCGAGAGCGCCGGGTTCTCGGACACCGGGCGGCTCCGCGACCGCGACATGCAGAAGATCGTCAACGGGCTGTGGCAGTCGGGGGCGGAAGCGATCTCGATCAACGGGCAGCGGCTGACGTCGCTGTCGGCGATCCGGGCCGCGGGTGACGCGATACTGGTCGACAACAGGCCGCTGGTGCCGCCGTACGAAGTACTGGCGATCGGCGACAGGAAGCGCCTCGGGACCGCGTTCCAGGACTCCGCGGACGGCCAGTACCTGCACGTGCTGCAGGAGAACTACGGCATCCGCTACTCCTTGTCGTCCGAGGCCGAGATGCGCCTTCCGGCCGCGTCGAGCCTGACCGTACGTACGGCTACAGCAGCAGAGCAGCAGAAGGGTGCATCGTGATCGCGGTACTGGGCCTCGTGGTCGGAGTGGTGGTCGGACTTCTCGTCCGGCCCGAAGTGCCGGCCGTGGTGGAGCCTTATCTGCCGATCGCCGTGGTCGCGGCGCTGGACGCGGTGTTCGGAGGCCTGCGCGCGATGCTGGACGGCATCTTCGTGGACAAGGTCTTCGTGGTGTCGTTCCTGTCGAACGTGGTCGTGGCGGCGCTGATCGTCTTCCTCGGCGACAAGCTGGGGGTCGGCTCGCAGCTGTCCACGGGTGTGGTCGTCGTCCTCGGCATCCGCATCTTCTCCAACGCCGCGGCCATCCGCCGGCACGTGTTCCGGGCGTGAGGCCGATGAGTACGAACGACACTCCGCCCGAAGAGCCCGGGGCCGCGGCACAGCGGCCGAAGGCGCAGCCTCCGCTGGAGCCGTCGGCCGGGCCCGTGGGTCACGAGCCCGGGCCGGATGCCGGGGAGCGGGTCAAGGACGAGAACGGCGCCGCGCCGACCGGGTACGTGCCCGGCGGGTACGCGCAGGGCGGGCCCGAGCAGACCGGCCCCGAGCAGACAGCCCCCGAGCAGACCGGGCGGCAGCGCCTGGCGGCCGGGTTGTGGCCGCCGCGGGTGAGCCGTGCCCAACTGATCGTCGCGGTGCTGCTGTTCGTCCTGGGGCTCGGCCTGGCCATCCAGGTGCGGTCGAACAGCGACTCCAGCGCGCTGCGCGGCGCCCGTCAGGAGGACCTCGTACGGATCCTCGACGAGCTCGACGGGCGGACCAAGCGGCTGGAGGACGAGAAGCAGAAGCTCGACGACCAGCGCCGGGAGCTGGAGAGCAGCTCCAACCAGGCCGAGGAGGCCCGGAAGCAGACCGTGGAGAAGGAGCGCCAACTCGGGATCCTGGCCGGTACGGTGGCCGCGCAAGGGCCGGGGATCGTGCTGAAGATCACGGACCCCAAGGGTCAGGTGCAGTCGGACAAGCTGCTGGACACCCTCCAGGAGCTGCGGGCGGCCGGGGCCGAGGCGATCCAGATCAACGGGGTGCGGATCGTGGCGGACTCGTACTTCTCGGACGAGGAGAACGGTGTCGCGATCGACGGTAAGAAGATCACACAGCCCTACGAGTTCAAGGTGATCGGCAAGCCGCAGGACCTGGAGCCGGCGCTCAACATTCCCGGTGGCGTCGTCCAGTCGCTGGAGAAGGAGCAGGCCGTCGTCAGCGTCACACGTCCGGCGAAGATCGTTGTGGATGCCTTGCGGGCTGCGAAGCAGCCTGACTACGCTCGGTCGTCATCGTCGTGATGCGGGAGGCGCGGGAGACGGGCTCACGCGGGCGAATGCCTGCGGGGGGTCGACGCACCGAAGTCGCGGTGCGTGGTGGAAACTGTCTGATGGTTACGGACGTTGTAAGTATGTCCGGGTCGGCAGGTGTTGCATTCGGAGTTCGTCCTGCCCCACGGGCGGGTCTGTTTCGGTCAAGGGGAATCGCCCGTGAAGTTGTTTGAGAAGTTGTTCGGCAAGAAGAACCGCGAGGAAAGCGGTGCGGCCAGGCACCGCGCGGGGCATGGAGACGTGGAAGGGCAGGGCGACCGGCCGCTCTTCCGCGACGAGGTCGCCGGGGCGGGTGACATTTCGGGCGCGCACGGCGCGTCGACTGTTGACCCTGCCGGTACCGGACGCATAGGTTTCGGTGAACCATCAACCTCAAGTACGGGTGGAGGGTTTGCCCCCGACCCGTATGCCACCAATGCCTCCGCGGGGCAGCCGCGGCGCGAGGAGCCGTCCATGTCGGCCGAGCAGATTTGCAGCAGGTGCGGGCACCGCAGCGATGCGGCGAGCCGGTTCTGCTCCAACTGCGGGGCGCCGCTGCGGGCGGGTCTGACGCCGGAGCGTGCCTCGGAGACCACGTCCACCATCTCGATCTCGGGCCTGGAGGCCTACGAGGCCGAGGTGTCGGGACAGACGCACGTGTCGTCCTCGCTGTCCCCCGAGGCCCAGGCCGCGGTGGAAGCGCTGCCCCCGGGTTCCGCCCTGCTGATCGTGCGGCGCGGCCCGAACTCCGGCAGCCGGTTCCTCTTGGACGGCGAGCTGACGACGGCCGGCCGGCACCCGCAGAGCGACATCTTCCTGGACGACGTCACCGTCTCCCGGCGCCATGTCGAGTTCCGCAGGAGCCACGACGGTTTCACCGTCTCCGACGTCGGCAGCCTCAACGGCACGTACGTGAACCGTGAACCGATCGACTCCGTCGCCCTGCACAACGGCGACGAGGTGCAGATCGGCAAGTACCGGCTGGTCTTCTACGCGAGCCTGCGGGGGCACTGACCCTTCAAGGGAAGGTCCCATGCTGCGTATCCCGGCAGGCGGTGCCGCCAAGAGCGGCACCGCCGGCACCGCCTCCTCGGGCGTGCGGCTGGTGAGCATCGGAACGGTGCTCACGATGCTGCGTGACGAGTTCCCCGAAGTCACGATCTCGAAGATCCGTTTCCTGGAAGCGGAGGGGCTCGTCGAGCCCCGGCGCACACCTTCCGGATATCGCAAGTTCAGCACCGACGACGTGGAGCGCCTCGCCCACGTCCTGAGGCTCCAGCGCGACCACTACCTCCCGTTGAAGGTCATCCGCGAGCAGCTCGACGCGCTCGCGCGGGGTGAGCAGATCCGTATCCCGGCGCCCACGGCGCACGGGGAGTCCGTCGACCCCACGAGCCCCGTCGCCCTCTACGGCGAGGTGGGCCGGGAGCGGCCCACCGTGGCCCGGGTGGGCCGGGCCGAGCTGATCGCCGCGGCGGAGGTGGACGAGGTCCAGCTCGTGGAGTGGGAGTCGTACGGGCTCATCGCTGAGGCGCCCGGCGGCGGTTTCGACGCCGAGGCCGTCACCGTGGCCCGTCTGGTGGCCGATCTCGGCCGATTCGGTCTGGAGCCGCGTCACCTGCGGGCGATGAAGGCCGCCGCCGACCGGGAGGCCGGTCTGGTGGAGCAGGTGGTCTCGCCGCTGCGCCGGCACCGCAATCCGCAGACCAGGGCCCATGCCGAGGCCACCATGAAGGAGCTCGCGGGGCTCTCCGTACGGCTGCACGAGGCACTCGTACAAACTGCTCTCGGGGTGCGGCTGCACTGATCCAGAGGGGTTTTCGGGCCGACTTCGGCCGACTTCGGAGGGGCTTCGGGGCAGGCTTGGGGGAGCCCGACTACCCAAACCTGCCGGGCAGGTCCTAGGGTTGCTGTGTGAACGAGCTCGACGTTGTGGGTGTCCGGGTGGAAATGCCCTCGAACCAACCGATCGTGCTCCTGCGTGAAGTGGGAGGCGACCGGTACCTCCCCATCTGGATCGGACCAGGGGAGGCGACCGCCATTGCCTTCGCGCAGCAGGGCATGGCCCCTGCCCGGCCGCTGACGCACGACCTTTTCAAGGACGTGCTGGAGGCGATCGGCGAGGAGCTCACCGAGGTCCGGATCACGGATCTGCGGGAGGGCGTTTTCTACGCGGAGCTCGTCTTCGCCAGTGGAGTCGAGGTGAGCGCGCGGCCATCCGATGCCATAGCGCTCGCCCTGCGGACCGGGACGCCGATCTTCGGCAGCGACGGCGTGCTCGACGACGCCGGAATCGCGATCCCGGACGAGCAGGAGGACGAGGTGGAGAAGTTCCGCGAGTTCCTCGACCAGATCTCGCCAGAGGACTTCGGCACCGGCCCGCAGTGAGGCGCGGGTCGCGCCGTCCTCCCGGATATTTCAGCCCATTCGAGTAGCCTTTCCCCGCAATGGGGTACGGGAAACCACTCTCAGGGTGATTATCACTCGGCGTGCCGAGTGTGGCGATCGTTGACGCACCCCTGGTGACTGCCTACCTTCGAGATGGCAGGTCAAGGACGGAGGGTCGGCGTGAGAGTCACGGGCGACGGTATGACCGGGGGCATCCCCGCACGGAGTGACGGTGGGCCGTACCCGCTGCACGGTGGTGCGGTGAACTCCGCGCGCCGTCAGCCGGAGCCCGCGCCGGTCGGTTCGGTGGGGCCGGTGGGGTCAGTCGGTTCGGTGGGTGGCGAGTCCGCACCCGAGCAGGTCGGATACCGAGGGCCGACGGCGTGTGCCGCGGCCGGCATCACGTACCGGCAGCTGGACTACTGGGCGCGCACGGGGCTGGTGGAGCCCACGGTGCGCCCCGCCTACGGGTCGGGGACGCAGCGCCTCTACAGCTTCCGGGACGTGGTCGTCCTCAAGATCGTGAAGCGCTTCCTGGACACCGGGGTGGCGCTGCAGAACATCCGCACCGCCGTGCAGCACCTGCGCGACCGGGGTTTCTCGGACCTGGAGCGGATGACGCTGATGAGCGACGGCGCCACCGTGTACGAGTGCACCTCGCCCGATCAGGTCGTCAGCCTGCTCCAGGGCGGCCAGGGGGTCTTCGGGATCGCCGTGGGCGTGGTCTGGCGCGATGTCGAGAACGCCCTGTCGCAGCTGCACGGGGAGCGCGTGGACACGGGCGAGACGGTGGTCGGGCACAACCCGGCCGATGAGCTGGCCGCCCGGAGGAACCGGGCCGTCTGAGCAGTCTGAGGGGCTTCCGCGCCGGTCGGTCGGCTGGGCGGTTGTTCGGCCGGCCGGTCCCTTGGCGGGTCGGCCTGCCGGCCGGTTCTTCGGGCCGGCTTTCCGGGCCGGTCGGGCTCGGGGCGGCCGTGCGGCCCCGGCTGTGGGCCGATTGTCAGTGGTGTAGGGCAGCATCGGAGCTGTGAGATCCGCGCCGACCATCCTGCACCTGGACATGGACGCCTTCTACGCCTCCGTGGAGCAGGCGTCGAAGCCGAGCCTGCGCGGCAAGGCCGTCATCGTCGGCGGGCTCGGGCCGCGCGGGGTCGTCGCCACCGCTTCCTACGAGGCCAGGCGCTTCGGGGTGCACTCGGCCATGCCGATGGCCCAGGCGCGGCGGCTCTGCCCTAACGGCGCGTGCCTGATTCCGCGCTTCAGCCTGTACCGCGAGGTCAGCGACACGGTCATGGGGATGCTCCGGGAACTGTCCCCCCTCGTGGAGCCACTGAGCCTGGACGAGGCCTTCGTGGACCTGGAGGCGGGGGGCGTCGCCTTCGACGCGGAGGCCGCGCGGGCCGTCGGCGAGCGCCTGAGGGCCGACATCACCGCCGTGACGGGGCTGAGCGGGTCGGTGGGGCTCGCGGGGTCCAAGATGCTGGCCAAGGTCGCCTCCGAGGAGGCCAAGCCGGCCGGGCTGCTGCTGATCGAGGTGGGCACGGAGCGGGCGCACCTCGCCCCGATGTCGGTACGGACCCTGCCCGGGGTGGGACCGGCCACGGGGGAGCACCTGCGGCGGGCCGGGATCACGACGGTGGGGGAGCTGGCGGAGGCCGGTGAGGACGAGCTGGTCCGGATGGTGGGCCGCTCGCACGGGGTCGGGCTGTATCGGATGGCGCTGGGCGTGGACGAGCGGCCGGTGGTCGCGGAACGCGATGCGAAGTCCGTGTCCGTGGAGGACACCTTCGACGTCGACCTGCACGACCGGGTGCGGATCCGCACCGAGGTGCAGCGGCTCGCGGACCGGTGCGTGGAGCGGCTGCGGGGGTCGGGGCACTCGGGGCGGACGATCGTGCTCAAGGTTCGGCGGTACGACTTCTCCACGCTGACCCGCTCGGAGACCCTGCGGGGGCCCACGGACGACCCCGCGGTGGTGCGGGAGGCGGCGGCGCGGCTGCTGGAGGCTGTGGACACCACGGGCGGGGTGCGGCTGCTGGGGGTGGGGGTCACGGGGCTGGCGGACTACACGCAGGAGGACCTCTTCGCCTTCGCCGACGCGATGGCCGCGCGGGCGGGGGCGGATGGGGATGCGGGGCCGGCTGCGGGAGAGGGCGCGGATCGTACCGACGGGGTTGCACCGTCCGGTGGGGGCGCGGTCGACGCTGACGGGGGTCAGGAGAGCCACGCTCGGGGTGAGGGCGCTGGACAGGGGCCCGGGCCGGGCCGGGACGAGGGCACCGGGCAGGGTCGGGGAGCACGGCAGGGCCGGGGTGAGGCCCCTGGGGACGGGCAGGTTGAGGCCGCGGGCCAAGGGCTGGGTGCCGGGGAAGGTCGGGTTGAGGCCGCGGGCCTGGATGCCGGGGAAGCGCTGGCAGCCCGCGAGGGCCGTGCCCAGGGGCAGGAGTCGGGGCAGGCGGGTGGGCCGGGGCGTTCTGGGGGTGTCGAAGGTGTGGGTGAGCGGTCGTGGCCGGCCGGGAGTGATGTGCGGCATGTGGTGTACGGGCCGGGGTGGGTGCAGGGCAGTGGGGTCGGGCGGGTGACCGTACGGTTCGAGCAGCCCGGATCCGAGCCGGGCCGGGTGCGGACGTTTCTGGTGGACGATCCCGAGCTGGAGCCGTCCGACCCGATGCCGCTGGTCGGGGACCAGGCCGTGGGGGTCGGGGGCTCGACGGCTCCTTAGGGAACCCGGCAGGTGTGCGGGTGTCCATCGCCCAGCGGGCATCAGCACCTGACATCCCCGCCCCAGAGCACCAGCACCAGCAGTCGGCACAAGCAGCGGGAGCGGGCGTACCCACGGCCGGCACCCCGATACGGCTGGAACCTGGGTACGGCCGGCACCCAGCAGCAGGCTGCGCGCTACCGCCCGGCGGACGACTCCCGGGACGCACCCGGCTCGGTAATCCCGGCCCTGCTGGGCGGTGCGGCTGCCCTTGAGTGGCCCGGCTCAGGTTTCTGCCTCTGCCGGGTGGGCTCGGCCGCGTTGCACGGTGGGCCGGGGCCGGCCGGGTGGTGCGGCCCAGCGGAGGGTTCTGCTCCTGATCGGTGGCCTGGGTCTACTAGTGA is a window encoding:
- a CDS encoding DUF881 domain-containing protein; the encoded protein is MCGMSQPPHNRSSAPPARLDASMSLLTHVMDHSLDEGYAEASARREAEGTSGLPRTLKAKLGLAAGLVLAASVVTLGAAQARATAPVLAKERHELIDRVERADAHADGLERDIERLRDTVATRQREALKQYGGEQGQLVALLSGATEVHGPGIKLTVDDAKGSSTGDGSAPRESAGFSDTGRLRDRDMQKIVNGLWQSGAEAISINGQRLTSLSAIRAAGDAILVDNRPLVPPYEVLAIGDRKRLGTAFQDSADGQYLHVLQENYGIRYSLSSEAEMRLPAASSLTVRTATAAEQQKGAS
- a CDS encoding small basic family protein, whose translation is MIAVLGLVVGVVVGLLVRPEVPAVVEPYLPIAVVAALDAVFGGLRAMLDGIFVDKVFVVSFLSNVVVAALIVFLGDKLGVGSQLSTGVVVVLGIRIFSNAAAIRRHVFRA
- a CDS encoding DUF881 domain-containing protein, with the protein product MSTNDTPPEEPGAAAQRPKAQPPLEPSAGPVGHEPGPDAGERVKDENGAAPTGYVPGGYAQGGPEQTGPEQTAPEQTGRQRLAAGLWPPRVSRAQLIVAVLLFVLGLGLAIQVRSNSDSSALRGARQEDLVRILDELDGRTKRLEDEKQKLDDQRRELESSSNQAEEARKQTVEKERQLGILAGTVAAQGPGIVLKITDPKGQVQSDKLLDTLQELRAAGAEAIQINGVRIVADSYFSDEENGVAIDGKKITQPYEFKVIGKPQDLEPALNIPGGVVQSLEKEQAVVSVTRPAKIVVDALRAAKQPDYARSSSS
- a CDS encoding FHA domain-containing protein, with the translated sequence MSAEQICSRCGHRSDAASRFCSNCGAPLRAGLTPERASETTSTISISGLEAYEAEVSGQTHVSSSLSPEAQAAVEALPPGSALLIVRRGPNSGSRFLLDGELTTAGRHPQSDIFLDDVTVSRRHVEFRRSHDGFTVSDVGSLNGTYVNREPIDSVALHNGDEVQIGKYRLVFYASLRGH
- a CDS encoding MerR family transcriptional regulator; this encodes MLRIPAGGAAKSGTAGTASSGVRLVSIGTVLTMLRDEFPEVTISKIRFLEAEGLVEPRRTPSGYRKFSTDDVERLAHVLRLQRDHYLPLKVIREQLDALARGEQIRIPAPTAHGESVDPTSPVALYGEVGRERPTVARVGRAELIAAAEVDEVQLVEWESYGLIAEAPGGGFDAEAVTVARLVADLGRFGLEPRHLRAMKAAADREAGLVEQVVSPLRRHRNPQTRAHAEATMKELAGLSVRLHEALVQTALGVRLH
- a CDS encoding bifunctional nuclease family protein; amino-acid sequence: MNELDVVGVRVEMPSNQPIVLLREVGGDRYLPIWIGPGEATAIAFAQQGMAPARPLTHDLFKDVLEAIGEELTEVRITDLREGVFYAELVFASGVEVSARPSDAIALALRTGTPIFGSDGVLDDAGIAIPDEQEDEVEKFREFLDQISPEDFGTGPQ
- a CDS encoding MerR family transcriptional regulator, encoding MRVTGDGMTGGIPARSDGGPYPLHGGAVNSARRQPEPAPVGSVGPVGSVGSVGGESAPEQVGYRGPTACAAAGITYRQLDYWARTGLVEPTVRPAYGSGTQRLYSFRDVVVLKIVKRFLDTGVALQNIRTAVQHLRDRGFSDLERMTLMSDGATVYECTSPDQVVSLLQGGQGVFGIAVGVVWRDVENALSQLHGERVDTGETVVGHNPADELAARRNRAV
- a CDS encoding DNA polymerase IV codes for the protein MRSAPTILHLDMDAFYASVEQASKPSLRGKAVIVGGLGPRGVVATASYEARRFGVHSAMPMAQARRLCPNGACLIPRFSLYREVSDTVMGMLRELSPLVEPLSLDEAFVDLEAGGVAFDAEAARAVGERLRADITAVTGLSGSVGLAGSKMLAKVASEEAKPAGLLLIEVGTERAHLAPMSVRTLPGVGPATGEHLRRAGITTVGELAEAGEDELVRMVGRSHGVGLYRMALGVDERPVVAERDAKSVSVEDTFDVDLHDRVRIRTEVQRLADRCVERLRGSGHSGRTIVLKVRRYDFSTLTRSETLRGPTDDPAVVREAAARLLEAVDTTGGVRLLGVGVTGLADYTQEDLFAFADAMAARAGADGDAGPAAGEGADRTDGVAPSGGGAVDADGGQESHARGEGAGQGPGPGRDEGTGQGRGARQGRGEAPGDGQVEAAGQGLGAGEGRVEAAGLDAGEALAAREGRAQGQESGQAGGPGRSGGVEGVGERSWPAGSDVRHVVYGPGWVQGSGVGRVTVRFEQPGSEPGRVRTFLVDDPELEPSDPMPLVGDQAVGVGGSTAP